One Cryptomeria japonica chromosome 9, Sugi_1.0, whole genome shotgun sequence genomic window carries:
- the LOC131077008 gene encoding jasmonate-induced oxygenase 2-like, with protein sequence MKWARDEGKTDQIAGYGRTEGFRGQHTDWMDSLYAFLAPHSLKAPHLWPSTPTEYRETIEELGKESNKLMMHLLSIISEDLGMPTEGLGKEFAGYNLFYRANYYPPCPHPDKVLGTHAQTDHGAITILVQDNVCDGLQVEKKSRGWISVAPLPGALVINLGESLVVSVT encoded by the exons ATGAAATGGGCTCGAGATGAAGGGAAAACAGATCAGATTGCTGGTTATGGACGTACAGAGGGCTTCAGAGGGCAGCATACTGATTGGATGGATTCGCTCTATGCCTTCCTTGCTCCTCATTCACTCAAAGCTCCCCATCTGTGGCCCTCAACGCCCACAGAGTATAG AGAAACAATAGAAGAGCTTGGAAAAGAATCTAACAAGCTTATGATGCATTTGCTGAGTATAATATCTGAAGATTTGGGGATGCCAACTGAGGGTCTGGGCAAGGAATTTGCAGGCTACAATCTTTTCTACAGGGCGAATTATTATCCGCCATGCCCACATCCAGATAAGGTGCTGGGAACTCATGCACAAACAGACCATGGTGCAATTACTATTCTTGTTCAAGATAATGTGTGTGATGGCTTACAAGTTGAGAAAAAAAGTAGGGGTTGGATCTCTGTTGCTCCTCTTCCTGGAGCTCTTGTTATCAATCTGGGCGAGTCCCTTGTGGTGAGTGTGACttaa